One genomic region from Bacillus thermozeamaize encodes:
- a CDS encoding electron transfer flavoprotein subunit alpha: MAKKVLVLAEAKDGNLRNVTFEALNAARRISNGGSVVAAAFGSAADGYVDQLAHYGADQVVVVNNEKLNQYTTDGYLQAFTKVIESVGPDAIVLGHTALGKDLAPRVAAKLDLGLISDCTDVEVNGDEVITTRPIYSGKAFAKRKFKSGTLFITVRPNNIGFDEPDTSRSAERVDLAVELSDDSLRTLVKEVVKKTSTGVDLTEAKIIVAGGRGVKSAEGFKPLYELAEVLGAAVGASRGACDAGYCDYSMQIGQTGKVVTPDLYIACGISGAIQHLAGMSNSKVIVAINKDPEANIFQVADYGIVGDLFEVVPKLTEEFRKLLAES, from the coding sequence GTGGCGAAGAAAGTTCTGGTATTGGCAGAAGCAAAAGACGGAAACTTGCGCAATGTGACTTTTGAAGCGTTGAATGCGGCCCGTCGCATCAGCAACGGCGGCAGTGTTGTGGCGGCAGCGTTTGGCTCTGCGGCAGACGGTTATGTCGATCAGCTGGCGCATTATGGGGCGGATCAAGTGGTTGTCGTCAACAACGAAAAGCTCAACCAGTACACGACGGACGGTTACCTGCAGGCCTTCACGAAAGTGATCGAGAGTGTGGGACCGGATGCGATTGTGCTGGGGCATACCGCTCTGGGGAAAGACCTGGCTCCCCGCGTGGCCGCAAAGCTTGATTTGGGCCTGATCAGCGACTGCACGGACGTGGAGGTCAATGGCGACGAAGTGATCACCACGCGCCCGATCTATTCCGGAAAGGCGTTTGCCAAGCGGAAATTCAAGAGCGGCACCTTGTTTATCACGGTTCGGCCCAACAACATCGGTTTCGACGAGCCGGACACCAGCCGTTCCGCCGAGAGGGTGGACCTGGCTGTCGAGCTGAGCGACGATTCTTTGCGCACGCTGGTCAAGGAAGTGGTGAAGAAAACCTCAACCGGCGTTGACCTGACCGAAGCCAAAATCATCGTCGCAGGCGGCCGCGGTGTGAAAAGCGCGGAAGGATTCAAGCCGCTCTATGAACTGGCAGAGGTGCTGGGCGCGGCGGTTGGCGCATCCAGGGGTGCCTGTGACGCCGGTTATTGTGATTACTCCATGCAAATCGGGCAAACCGGAAAAGTGGTCACACCTGACCTGTACATCGCCTGCGGTATTTCCGGCGCGATCCAGCACTTGGCGGGAATGTCCAACTCGAAAGTGATCGTGGCGATCAACAAGGATCCGGAAGCCAATATCTTCCAGGTGGCGGACTACGGCATTGTGGGAGACCTCTTTGAAGTGGTACCCAAGCTCACGGAGGAGTTCAGGAAGCTTCTGGCTGAAAGCTGA
- a CDS encoding electron transfer flavoprotein subunit beta, producing the protein MNIVVCLKQTFDTEEKITIKDGQINEDGVEFIINPYDEYAVEEAIKLKEQFGGEVTVITIGPDRAENALRTALAMGADKAVLINDESLFGDEYTTAKVLAAAVKRQPFDIVLCGNVAVDDGAGQGGPRLAELLDIPQITTITKLEIDGDKVTVERDVEGDVEIIETKLPVLVTAQQGLNEPRYPSLPGIMKAKKKPLERLTAADLGINPEEIQAKTETVEVFLPPKKQAGKILEGDVDQQAKELVSLLRNEAKVI; encoded by the coding sequence ATGAATATTGTGGTTTGTCTCAAGCAGACATTCGACACGGAAGAGAAGATCACCATCAAGGATGGCCAGATCAATGAAGACGGCGTTGAATTCATCATCAACCCGTACGATGAATATGCCGTGGAAGAGGCAATCAAATTAAAGGAACAGTTTGGCGGCGAAGTGACGGTCATCACCATCGGGCCGGACCGCGCTGAAAACGCGTTGCGGACAGCGCTGGCGATGGGAGCGGATAAAGCGGTTCTGATCAATGATGAATCGTTGTTCGGCGATGAATACACGACCGCCAAGGTGCTGGCCGCAGCCGTCAAAAGACAGCCTTTCGATATTGTCCTCTGCGGAAACGTGGCTGTGGATGATGGGGCTGGACAAGGCGGGCCGCGTCTTGCGGAACTGTTGGACATCCCTCAGATTACGACCATTACCAAGCTGGAGATTGACGGCGACAAGGTGACGGTGGAACGCGATGTGGAAGGTGACGTGGAGATTATCGAAACCAAGCTGCCGGTGTTGGTTACGGCGCAGCAAGGTCTCAACGAACCGCGCTATCCGTCGCTGCCGGGCATCATGAAGGCGAAGAAAAAGCCGCTGGAGCGCTTGACTGCCGCCGATTTGGGCATCAATCCGGAAGAGATTCAGGCCAAGACCGAGACGGTAGAGGTCTTTCTGCCGCCAAAGAAACAGGCCGGCAAGATTCTGGAAGGGGACGTGGACCAGCAGGCGAAGGAACTGGTATCGCTGCTGCGTAACGAAGCCAAGGTGATTTAA